Proteins from a genomic interval of Providencia stuartii:
- a CDS encoding DUF1345 domain-containing protein → MLHYAIRVMRLFRHVFLSRPRFIISLFVAFATFFALLSYQNTMMSLIISWNAFAWMYLLFLFVRIMNHKAKNIREITRVEDESAQMVIFFLVAGCCVSLLVLFFALGGHGDFSKSDKFIPYALTASTLISSWLLLPTGFTMHYAHLYYSNAKPQQPWLRFPDKLLEPSYSDFMYFSFTIAVASQTADIEVASTPMRRAVLLQSIISFIFNMAILGLCINISASLF, encoded by the coding sequence ATGTTACATTACGCGATACGCGTTATGCGCCTTTTTCGCCATGTGTTTCTCTCTCGCCCACGCTTTATTATTTCATTATTTGTTGCCTTCGCTACTTTTTTCGCACTACTCTCTTATCAAAATACTATGATGAGTTTGATCATCAGCTGGAATGCTTTTGCCTGGATGTATTTATTATTTCTTTTTGTGCGTATTATGAATCACAAAGCTAAAAACATCCGTGAAATCACGAGAGTTGAAGACGAAAGTGCTCAAATGGTTATTTTCTTTTTGGTTGCAGGATGCTGTGTAAGCTTATTAGTTTTATTTTTTGCATTAGGCGGTCATGGTGATTTCTCTAAGTCAGATAAATTCATCCCTTATGCACTCACAGCGTCGACTTTAATTTCATCATGGCTACTTCTTCCCACCGGTTTTACGATGCACTATGCACACTTATATTATAGTAATGCTAAACCACAGCAGCCATGGTTACGTTTTCCAGATAAATTACTCGAACCGAGCTACTCTGACTTTATGTATTTTTCTTTTACTATTGCTGTTGCATCACAAACAGCAGACATTGAGGTTGCATCGACACCTATGCGCCGTGCTGTTTTATTACAATCTATCATCTCTTTTATTTTTAATATGGCTATACTCGGATTATGTATCAATATCTCCGCAAGCTTGTTCTAA
- a CDS encoding thiamine biosynthesis protein ApbE — MLGCSTATKQVSDQNGCTIQIDPPEGKLPAKIEQATGTSPVCKSIEKSIDKAI, encoded by the coding sequence ATGTTAGGTTGCTCAACAGCAACGAAACAAGTGTCTGATCAAAATGGATGCACGATTCAAATTGATCCTCCCGAAGGAAAGTTACCTGCCAAAATTGAGCAAGCAACAGGGACTTCCCCTGTCTGTAAATCGATTGAAAAATCAATTGATAAAGCTATTTAG
- the yejM gene encoding LPS biosynthesis-modulating metalloenzyme YejM, protein MVTHQRYRDKVSQMISWGHWFALFNILLSLGLSSSYLFIFDWPDTLAGRIFAFVSWIGHFSFVVFACYLLIVFPLTFIVMSQRLLRLICVALATAGTTLLIFDIRVFSQFGLHLTPQVWDLVINPEQGEMAREWQLMFIVIPIIFLVQMLFATWSWQKLRSLNRQTFGKPLAGFFIATFVMSHLMYAWSDANFYRPITMQRYNYPLSQPMTARKLLDRYGLLDLSEHQNRVFQQGSPTALKVQYPLKPLSYYDQGIGYNLLLIVVDDLGDKKQQDDMSSLNAFKDMSTEFTNHYTTGLRNDTALFGLFYGISASYFDNILNERNASVLIQALQHQGYQFGLFSTDGFNSPLFRQAILADYSLPAKAADSDAQTITQWTSWLTNLKNESPWFSFLNIKGQPGSQQTDAQINQVIETLIRDGRMKNTIVVITANYNGAEQSETTDWFNQKRFAREKMQVPLFIYWPNTPSQQIDKLTSHQDVLTTIMQRLLHVSNSPDDYSQGEDLFSPERKFPWIITGDDNDVVITTDDATLYMDKNGQFSIYDLQGKEMKDQKPDLAQLLKIFTELKRFNEN, encoded by the coding sequence ATGGTGACCCATCAGCGCTACCGTGACAAAGTCTCCCAGATGATCAGTTGGGGGCACTGGTTTGCTCTTTTCAATATCCTACTTAGTCTGGGACTAAGTAGTAGCTATCTGTTTATTTTTGATTGGCCCGACACACTTGCTGGGCGTATTTTTGCCTTCGTCAGTTGGATAGGACATTTTAGCTTCGTTGTCTTTGCTTGCTACTTACTCATCGTTTTTCCACTGACCTTTATTGTCATGTCTCAGCGGTTGCTGAGGCTAATTTGTGTTGCCCTTGCGACTGCTGGCACCACATTGCTAATCTTTGATATTCGTGTCTTTAGCCAATTTGGCCTGCATCTAACACCACAAGTATGGGATCTCGTCATTAACCCTGAACAAGGGGAAATGGCACGTGAATGGCAACTTATGTTTATTGTTATTCCGATCATCTTCTTAGTGCAAATGTTATTCGCAACTTGGAGTTGGCAAAAATTACGTAGTCTGAACCGACAAACTTTTGGTAAGCCTTTAGCCGGATTTTTCATCGCGACCTTTGTTATGTCCCATTTGATGTATGCATGGTCAGATGCCAATTTTTATCGTCCTATCACGATGCAGCGCTATAACTACCCACTGTCTCAGCCTATGACCGCCAGAAAACTCCTTGACCGATATGGACTGTTAGACTTATCCGAACATCAAAATCGTGTATTCCAACAAGGTAGCCCTACGGCGTTAAAAGTCCAGTACCCATTGAAACCACTTAGCTACTATGACCAAGGTATAGGCTATAATTTACTGCTCATTGTGGTGGACGATTTAGGCGATAAAAAGCAGCAAGATGACATGTCATCGTTGAACGCCTTTAAAGATATGAGTACCGAGTTTACTAACCATTATACGACTGGTTTACGTAATGATACGGCTCTATTCGGCCTGTTCTACGGTATTTCAGCTAGCTACTTTGATAATATTCTGAATGAACGTAATGCTTCTGTACTCATACAGGCGTTACAACATCAAGGCTATCAATTCGGTCTGTTCTCTACCGATGGGTTTAATTCACCGCTGTTTCGTCAAGCTATCTTGGCGGATTATTCGTTGCCAGCAAAAGCAGCCGATAGCGACGCGCAGACCATTACACAATGGACGTCATGGCTGACTAATTTGAAAAATGAATCGCCTTGGTTCTCATTTTTGAACATAAAAGGCCAGCCAGGTAGTCAACAAACGGATGCCCAAATCAATCAAGTTATTGAAACATTGATACGTGATGGGCGGATGAAAAATACTATCGTGGTGATTACCGCGAATTATAATGGTGCTGAGCAATCCGAAACCACTGACTGGTTTAATCAGAAACGTTTTGCACGTGAAAAAATGCAAGTTCCATTATTTATCTATTGGCCGAATACACCTAGCCAGCAAATTGATAAGCTCACCAGTCATCAAGATGTATTGACAACAATTATGCAACGGTTGCTGCATGTCTCTAACTCCCCAGATGACTACAGCCAAGGCGAGGATTTATTCAGCCCAGAACGTAAATTCCCTTGGATCATTACTGGGGATGATAACGATGTCGTGATCACAACGGATGATGCAACCTTATATATGGATAAAAATGGTCAATTTAGTATCTATGACTTGCAGGGTAAAGAAATGAAAGACCAAAAACCGGATCTTGCTCAGCTACTAAAAATCTTTACTGAGCTTAAGCGATTTAATGAAAATTAA
- a CDS encoding YejL family protein: protein MPQSSRYSDEKVETLLAELVSVLEKNHTPVDLSLMVLGNMVTNLLNTSVAPAQRKMIADSFANALLSSVKDDKSH, encoded by the coding sequence ATGCCACAGTCATCTCGCTATAGCGATGAAAAAGTTGAAACTCTACTTGCTGAACTTGTCAGCGTGTTAGAAAAAAACCATACTCCTGTAGATCTCTCACTTATGGTGTTAGGCAATATGGTGACCAATCTGCTCAACACGTCAGTTGCACCAGCACAGCGTAAAATGATTGCAGACTCTTTCGCCAATGCTTTACTGTCTTCTGTTAAAGATGACAAATCCCACTAA
- the yejK gene encoding nucleoid-associated protein YejK, translating to MSLEISQIALHQLIKRDEQTLEVMLRDSLLSTDNVVQDMMAELHRVYSAKSKAFGEFNEESELADALKLLRKGEEEFLGFSRAMTVRLKDELAKYPFAEGGVVLFCQYRYLAVEYLLIAVLSSCDSMFVTDSLDLSTTHYLDIPHADIVARIDLTEWETNPESTRYLTFLKGRVGRKVSDFFMDFLAASEGLNAKVQNKGLVQALDDFCDNAQMDKNTRQAYRQQVHAYCTEQLQSGEEIELQALSNELPIVEEQSFGDFARQNDYQLEDSFPADRGTLKQLTKFSGSGGGITISFDAMLMGERIFWDPVTDTLTIRGTPPNLRDQLQRRGGK from the coding sequence ATGAGTCTGGAAATTTCCCAGATAGCTTTACATCAGTTGATTAAACGTGATGAACAGACACTTGAAGTCATGTTGCGCGATTCTTTATTGTCAACCGATAACGTTGTACAAGACATGATGGCAGAATTACACCGAGTATATAGCGCAAAAAGTAAAGCTTTTGGTGAGTTTAATGAAGAAAGCGAACTGGCCGATGCGTTGAAACTGTTGCGTAAAGGTGAAGAAGAATTTCTTGGCTTTAGTCGAGCAATGACCGTGCGTTTAAAAGATGAATTGGCTAAATATCCCTTTGCTGAAGGTGGGGTCGTGTTATTTTGCCAATACCGTTATCTTGCTGTTGAATATTTATTAATCGCGGTGCTCAGTAGTTGCGATAGTATGTTTGTAACCGACAGCCTCGATTTATCGACCACGCATTACCTCGATATTCCTCATGCAGACATTGTTGCTCGTATCGATTTAACGGAATGGGAAACCAATCCCGAATCTACACGCTATTTAACCTTTTTAAAAGGGCGTGTTGGTCGTAAAGTATCTGATTTTTTTATGGATTTCTTGGCTGCGTCAGAAGGCTTGAATGCAAAAGTACAGAATAAAGGGCTAGTGCAGGCGCTCGATGATTTTTGCGATAATGCGCAAATGGATAAGAACACACGTCAAGCTTATCGTCAGCAAGTGCATGCATATTGTACGGAACAGTTACAATCCGGCGAAGAAATTGAGTTACAAGCACTGTCTAATGAATTACCAATAGTAGAAGAACAGAGTTTTGGTGATTTTGCCCGTCAAAATGATTATCAGTTAGAAGACAGTTTTCCTGCGGATAGAGGCACATTAAAACAGCTGACTAAATTCTCGGGGAGTGGCGGGGGAATCACGATCAGTTTTGATGCTATGTTGATGGGAGAACGTATTTTTTGGGATCCAGTGACGGATACTCTGACTATTCGCGGTACACCACCGAATTTACGTGATCAGCTACAGCGTCGTGGTGGAAAATAA
- the rplY gene encoding 50S ribosomal protein L25: protein MLTINAIARKEQGKGASRRLRRANQLPAIVYGGNQEAISVTLSHDEVINQEGKAEFYEVLNLVIDGKETKVKVQAVQRHPFKPKVTHIDFLRV, encoded by the coding sequence ATGTTAACTATCAATGCAATTGCACGTAAAGAGCAGGGTAAGGGTGCGAGCCGCCGCCTGCGCAGAGCAAACCAGCTTCCAGCTATCGTTTACGGTGGCAACCAAGAAGCTATCTCTGTGACTCTTAGCCACGATGAAGTGATTAACCAAGAAGGTAAAGCAGAATTTTATGAAGTTCTGAACCTGGTTATCGATGGTAAAGAAACTAAAGTCAAAGTTCAGGCTGTTCAACGTCACCCGTTCAAACCAAAAGTGACGCACATTGACTTCCTGCGCGTTTAA